In Silene latifolia isolate original U9 population chromosome X, ASM4854445v1, whole genome shotgun sequence, the following proteins share a genomic window:
- the LOC141623940 gene encoding elongation factor 1-gamma 2-like, with protein sequence MALVLHAGNTNKNAYKALIAAEYSDIKVGLVKTFEMGVSNKTPEFLKMNPIGKVPVLETPDGPIFESNAIARYVTSLKADNPLYGSSLFEKALIDQWIDFASLEVDVNILRWFIPRIGFALYLPPAEEAAISALKRALEAMNTHLASSTYLVGHSVTLADIVMTCNLLLGFNRVMTKSFTSAFPHVERYYWTMVNQPKFKKILGEMKQTESVPPVAKKPTQPSKPKTIEEPKKEVKKEPAKPNEEAPSVEEEAPKPKAKNPLDLLPPSKMILDDWKRLYSNTKTNFREVAIKGFWDMYDPEGYSLWFCDYKYNEENMVSFVTLNKVGGFLQRMDLARKYAFGKMLVIGSEAPYKVKGLWLFRGAEIPQFVMDECYDMELFEWSKVDINDEAQKERVNQMIEDQEPFEGEALLNAKCFK encoded by the exons ATGGCTCTG GTCTTGCATGCAGGAAACACCAACAAAAATGCATATAAGGCTCTTATTGCTGCTGAGTATAGTGACATTAAAGTTGGATTGGTCAAGACTTTTGAGATGGGGGTTTCTAACAAAACACCAGAGTTTCTCAAAATGAACCCTATTGGAAAG GTTCCAGTACTGGAAACTCCTGATGGTCCTATATTTGAAAGTAATGCTATCGCTAGATATG TTACGTCATTGAAGGCTGATAATCCTCTTTATGGCTCTTCCCTATTCGAGAAG GCTCTCATAGATCAATGGATTGATTTTGCATCCCTAGAAGTAGATGTCAACATTTTACGGTGGTTCATCCCAAGAATTGGTTTTGCTTTATATCTACCTCCG GCTGAAGAAGCTGCCATTTCTGCTCTGAAGAGGGCTTTGGAAGCTATGAACACACACCTTGCTTCCAGCACCTATCTCGTTGGACACTCTGTGACCTTGGCTGACATTGTTATGACCTGTAATTTGCTTCTCGGATTTAACAGGGTCATGACCAAGAGCTTTACCTCTGCATTCCCCCATGTCGAGAGGTACTACTGGACTATGGTTAAtcagccaaaattcaagaagatATTGGGTGAGATGAAACAAACCGAGTCTGTTCCACCAGTCGCAAAGAAACCTACACAGCCTTCCAAGCCTAAGACTATAGAGGAACCTAAGAAGGAAGTAAAAAAAGAGCCAGCCAAGCCTAATGAAGAGGCACCTTCCGTAGAGGAAGAGGCACCCAAGCCAAAGGCCAAGAATCCTTTGGATCTGCTCCCTCCAAGTAAAATGATTCTGGATGACTGGAAGAGACTCTATTCTAACACAAAAACCAATTTCCGTGAGGTTGCGATCAAAG GATTCTGGGACATGTATGATCCAGAGGGGTATTCATTGTGGTTCTGTGACTACAAGTACAATGAAGAGAACATGGTTTCATTTGTTACGTTGAACAAGGTTGGTGGTTTTTTGCAAAGGATGGATTTGGCTCGCAAGTATGCATTCGGCAAGATGTTGGTGATCGGGTCTGAAGCTCCATACAAGGTTAAAGGGTTATGGCTCTTCCGTGGAGCTGAGATCCCCCAGTTCGTCATGGATGAGTGTTATGACATGGAGCTCTTTGAGTGGTCGAAAGTCGACATCAATGATGAAGCTCAGAAAGAGCGTGTGAACCAGATGATCGAAGATCAGGAGCCTTTTGAGGGAGAAGCCCTTCTAAATGCCAAATGCTTCAAATGA